One genomic window of Sphingopyxis sp. OPL5 includes the following:
- a CDS encoding heme lyase CcmF/NrfE family subunit, with product MIAELGLALLWIAAALACLSLVAGTLYLRGGQKDLAALVRPASVAQGVLTAAAFGLLIALFVRSDMSVELVARNSNSLKPMLFKVAGAWGNHEGSMLLWLTILGISGALVAIFERRLREDTLIATLAAQAALSLGFFAFLIFSSNPFNRLPVAPPDGQGLNPLLQDPGLAFHPPTLYVGYVGLSVAFSFAVGALITREIGPAFARAMRPWVLGSWIFLTLGITAGSYWAYYELGWGGWWFWDPVENVSLIPWLAGAALLHSVAVTATRNALRAWTVMLAVIGFSMSMVGTFIVRSGLLTSVHSFAVDPERGTFLLALMAIYIGGALTLFALRAGTVAEGKKFALLSREGSLVINNLLLTTILALVLLGTLYPIVAEAMGEKISVGPPYYNKVAGPLALILCLVMVAGPLLAWRKDDGRKLRSRLPMAAFAGALVLVLLVIFGGKVGILPLLGMSVAGVVAVASLAPLWGRNLRRTPLPTWGMVIAHFGVAVTLAGMGAESAFIKERLVAAAPGETVRVGDFDVLFKGVQPVAGPNYTAIEGTLIATTGGGSHVLKPESRMFPGLMGTAPTETNEAALLTRPGGQLYVVLGQPVPGADGAADRYQLRLWWKPLVWWIWLGGGLIALGAALSMLGRAQLLALWRARRARKDEGRWK from the coding sequence ATGATCGCCGAACTTGGCCTTGCCCTGTTGTGGATCGCGGCGGCGCTCGCGTGTCTCTCGCTCGTCGCGGGTACGCTGTATCTGCGCGGTGGCCAGAAGGACCTGGCGGCGCTGGTGCGGCCCGCGAGCGTCGCGCAGGGCGTGCTGACCGCGGCGGCCTTTGGCCTGCTGATCGCGCTGTTCGTGCGGTCGGACATGTCGGTCGAGCTGGTCGCGCGCAACAGCAACAGTTTGAAACCGATGCTGTTCAAGGTTGCGGGCGCGTGGGGCAATCACGAAGGGTCGATGCTGCTGTGGCTGACGATCCTGGGGATTTCCGGCGCGCTGGTTGCGATTTTCGAGCGGCGATTGCGCGAGGATACGCTGATCGCGACGCTTGCGGCGCAAGCGGCGCTGAGCCTCGGCTTCTTCGCCTTCCTGATCTTTTCGTCCAACCCGTTCAACCGTTTACCGGTCGCACCGCCCGACGGGCAGGGGCTCAACCCGCTGCTCCAGGACCCCGGCCTCGCCTTTCACCCGCCGACGCTTTACGTCGGTTATGTCGGGCTGTCGGTGGCGTTCAGCTTCGCGGTCGGTGCGCTGATTACCCGCGAGATCGGCCCGGCGTTCGCGCGCGCGATGCGGCCGTGGGTACTCGGAAGCTGGATTTTCCTGACGCTGGGCATCACCGCCGGCAGCTATTGGGCCTATTACGAACTCGGCTGGGGCGGCTGGTGGTTCTGGGATCCGGTCGAGAATGTCTCGCTGATCCCCTGGCTCGCGGGGGCTGCGCTGCTGCATTCGGTTGCGGTGACCGCGACGCGCAACGCATTGCGCGCATGGACGGTGATGCTCGCGGTGATCGGCTTTTCGATGTCGATGGTGGGGACCTTCATCGTCCGGTCGGGGCTGCTGACCAGCGTGCACAGTTTCGCGGTCGATCCCGAGCGCGGGACCTTCCTGCTCGCGCTGATGGCGATCTATATTGGCGGCGCGCTGACTTTGTTCGCGCTGCGTGCCGGGACGGTCGCCGAGGGCAAGAAATTCGCGCTGCTGAGCCGCGAGGGATCGCTGGTGATCAACAACCTCCTGCTGACGACGATCCTCGCGCTGGTGCTGCTCGGCACGCTTTATCCGATCGTCGCCGAGGCGATGGGCGAGAAGATTTCGGTCGGGCCGCCCTATTACAACAAGGTCGCGGGGCCGCTGGCGTTGATCCTGTGCCTCGTCATGGTCGCGGGGCCGCTGCTCGCCTGGCGCAAGGACGATGGTAGGAAACTGCGGTCGCGGCTGCCGATGGCGGCGTTCGCCGGGGCGCTGGTGCTGGTTCTGCTGGTGATTTTTGGCGGCAAGGTCGGGATTTTGCCGCTGCTCGGCATGTCCGTTGCGGGCGTCGTCGCAGTTGCCAGCCTCGCACCCTTGTGGGGTCGCAATCTTCGCCGCACGCCGCTGCCGACCTGGGGCATGGTGATCGCGCATTTCGGGGTCGCGGTGACGCTCGCCGGGATGGGCGCCGAGAGCGCCTTCATCAAGGAACGGCTGGTCGCCGCGGCGCCGGGCGAGACGGTGCGGGTCGGCGATTTCGACGTATTATTCAAGGGTGTGCAGCCGGTCGCGGGGCCGAATTATACCGCGATCGAAGGCACGCTCATCGCGACGACGGGCGGCGGGTCGCATGTGCTGAAACCCGAATCGCGGATGTTCCCCGGGCTGATGGGCACCGCGCCGACCGAGACCAACGAAGCCGCACTGCTGACGCGGCCGGGCGGTCAGCTGTATGTCGTGCTCGGCCAGCCGGTGCCGGGCGCCGATGGCGCCGCCGACCGGTACCAGCTGCGGCTATGGTGGAAACCGCTGGTGTGGTGGATATGGCTGGGCGGCGGGCTGATCGCGCTCGGCGCGGCGCTTTCGATGCTTGGCCGCGCGCAATTGTTGGCGCTGTGGCGGGCACGGCGCGCGCGCAAGGATGAGGGCCGTTGGAAATGA
- the ccmE gene encoding cytochrome c maturation protein CcmE yields MKAKHQRLILAVVALAGVTGAGVLGASALRDEAAYFRTPEEVKAGKAIIGEPMRLGGMVAKGSIERQSDGVTIRFVATDGKASVPVQFTGIVPDLFAEESGMVADGRMRADGTFVADKILAKHDEKYMPPQMEGMDKAVAKAAPQT; encoded by the coding sequence ATGAAAGCCAAGCATCAAAGACTGATCCTCGCCGTGGTGGCGCTCGCGGGCGTCACGGGCGCGGGCGTGCTCGGCGCGAGCGCGCTCCGCGACGAGGCCGCCTATTTTCGCACGCCGGAGGAGGTCAAGGCCGGCAAGGCGATCATCGGCGAGCCGATGCGGCTCGGCGGCATGGTCGCCAAGGGTAGCATCGAACGGCAGAGCGACGGGGTGACGATCCGCTTCGTCGCGACCGACGGCAAGGCATCGGTGCCGGTGCAGTTCACCGGGATCGTCCCGGACCTGTTCGCCGAGGAGAGCGGCATGGTCGCCGACGGCCGGATGCGTGCCGATGGCACATTTGTGGCCGACAAGATTCTGGCCAAACATGACGAGAAATATATGCCACCGCAGATGGAAGGCATGGACAAGGCTGTGGCCAAGGCGGCGCCGCAGACATGA
- the ccmC gene encoding heme ABC transporter permease CcmC — MHAYANPTRFLAIAKPLTPWLLGVGMLLLLAGSWAGLAVVPGDYKQGETARILYVHVPSAWLGMGGWTSLAIAGLIQLVWRHPLSGIAARAIAVPGMLFTALCLATGSIWGRPTWGTWWEWDGRMTSMLVLLFLYAGFIALTNGDEGQKQGGSLSRGAAIYALVGAINIPIINRSVVWWNSLHQGPSITLRGSSIDGALLWPLGLTVSGFSLLFGAIVLMRMRRIIADNRVAARLRRLADDEGN; from the coding sequence ATGCACGCCTATGCGAATCCGACCCGTTTCCTGGCAATCGCCAAACCGCTGACACCGTGGCTGCTCGGCGTCGGGATGCTGTTGCTGCTCGCGGGCAGCTGGGCGGGGCTCGCCGTGGTGCCGGGCGATTACAAGCAGGGCGAAACCGCGCGGATATTATATGTCCATGTCCCGTCGGCCTGGCTCGGCATGGGCGGCTGGACGAGCCTCGCGATCGCCGGGCTGATCCAGCTCGTCTGGCGCCATCCGCTCTCGGGAATCGCGGCACGCGCGATAGCGGTGCCGGGCATGTTGTTCACGGCGCTTTGCCTCGCCACCGGGTCGATCTGGGGGCGGCCGACATGGGGGACCTGGTGGGAATGGGACGGCCGGATGACGTCGATGCTCGTCCTGCTTTTTCTCTATGCCGGCTTCATCGCGCTGACCAATGGCGACGAGGGACAGAAACAGGGCGGATCGCTGTCGCGTGGCGCCGCCATCTATGCGTTGGTGGGCGCGATCAACATCCCGATCATCAACCGCAGCGTCGTGTGGTGGAACAGCCTGCATCAGGGGCCGAGCATCACGCTGCGCGGATCGAGCATCGACGGCGCGCTGCTGTGGCCGCTGGGTTTGACCGTATCGGGTTTCTCGCTGCTGTTCGGCGCCATCGTGCTGATGCGGATGCGGCGGATCATCGCCGACAACCGCGTCGCCGCGCGATTGCGGCGGCTCGCCGACGATGAGGGGAATTGA
- a CDS encoding YbaN family protein, producing MKRHFYLVCGWLSLALGAIGAFLPLLPTVPFVILAAFCFARSSPRLEAWLVNHPHFGHHILAWREKGAISRKGKVAATVAFAFSILLALLFSPWPWMMVPIVVAGVTGSWIWTRPEG from the coding sequence ATGAAGCGGCATTTCTACCTCGTCTGTGGCTGGCTGTCGCTCGCGCTCGGCGCGATCGGGGCGTTCCTGCCGCTGTTGCCGACGGTACCGTTCGTTATCCTCGCGGCTTTTTGTTTCGCCCGCTCGTCGCCGCGGCTCGAGGCATGGCTGGTCAATCATCCGCATTTCGGCCACCATATTCTCGCCTGGCGCGAGAAGGGGGCGATCAGCCGTAAGGGCAAGGTCGCGGCGACGGTCGCCTTCGCTTTCAGCATCCTGCTCGCTTTGCTCTTTTCGCCCTGGCCGTGGATGATGGTGCCGATCGTCGTGGCGGGGGTGACCGGGAGCTGGATCTGGACGCGCCCCGAGGGGTGA